GGCATATCTATACCTTGAAAAAGAATACAGTACCCCGAAATACGATATAAAGGATTCGGAAATACTCGCAGAGCATGAACGCTTTCTCAAGGCCGTTGAAAGTGCGACCATCGAGATTAAGGAATTAAAAAAAAAGAAAAAAAAGAAGATCAGCAAGGAAGAATGCCGTCTGCTCGATTCACATATCCTCATGCTCAATGATCCCGATATTACAAGAGAGATCATCACAAAATTGCATGAAAAGAAAAAGAATGTCGAGTGGATACTGCTTCAGGTGATCGAAGAAAATATCGACAAACTCAATGCGACACAAAACGAATACCTCAAGGAACGGACCACCGATTTCGTCGATATTTCCCAGAGAATACTCAGACACCTGCTTTTTAAAAAACGCAGGTCGCTTGCGGATCTCGAGAAGGAAGTCGTTCTTGTCGCAGGGACACTCCTTCCGTCGGACGTCATCGGGATGAACAAGGAAAAGGTAAAAGGAATCGCGACGGACGGTGGGACAAAAACATCCCATATCGCCATTCTCGCGAGGTCCTTTGAAATTCCCGCGGTTGTCGGGCTTTCCGATATTTCGACTAAAATCGAATCCGATGATGAATTGATCATCGACGGTAATAAGGGAGAAGTCATCATCACGCCGGATGATGTGACAAAAAAGAATTACCGGAAAACTCAAAAAAAATGGCTGAAACATGAACTTCAGCTTCTCAACATGAACAAGCTTCCCGCGACGACCAGGGACGGAAAAATTATTAATCTCAAGGCGAACATCGAAACTCCGGACGAAGTGAAATCCGCGATCGCACATGGCGCAGACGGGATCGGGCTTTACCGGTCGGAGTTTTTATTCATTCAACCGACCGGCTTCCCTTCGGAAGACGAACAGTACAAGGCGTACAGTACGGTACTCGAAGCCATGAA
The Spirochaetales bacterium genome window above contains:
- the ptsP gene encoding phosphoenolpyruvate--protein phosphotransferase; protein product: MKTLKGIVASPGIIIGKAYLYLEKEYSTPKYDIKDSEILAEHERFLKAVESATIEIKELKKKKKKKISKEECRLLDSHILMLNDPDITREIITKLHEKKKNVEWILLQVIEENIDKLNATQNEYLKERTTDFVDISQRILRHLLFKKRRSLADLEKEVVLVAGTLLPSDVIGMNKEKVKGIATDGGTKTSHIAILARSFEIPAVVGLSDISTKIESDDELIIDGNKGEVIITPDDVTKKNYRKTQKKWLKHELQLLNMNKLPATTRDGKIINLKANIETPDEVKSAIAHGADGIGLYRSEFLFIQPTGFPSEDEQYKAYSTVLEAMKDKSVCIRTLDYGGEKIIPDFDNRIEGNPLLGWRAVRFYRSYPDIFKTQVRAILRASVHGRLKMMFPMISGIDELKLLMSMVESVKKDLRKKKIEFVEDIDIGIMIEVPSAALTSDILARHTGFFSIGTNDLIQYTLAVDRGNERVAYLYEPFHPGVIRLIQQVIDNAKRRGIPVEMCGEMAGNPYAVALLVGLGLDSFSLSPVRIPEVKKIIRSINMSEAACLVDQVLSMEQTAKIEKTIVKWMEEKLDFNSGKS